From one Lotus japonicus ecotype B-129 chromosome 3, LjGifu_v1.2 genomic stretch:
- the LOC130744035 gene encoding uncharacterized protein LOC130744035, translated as MSYGRITNDPISENSGQRENQNGHEQTQFSTLGMPMPMIQSGLMNLFPSNSTTDIDLQSIRQQIDESKYNMVNMLTQQMSTMLNPLIQVAQQLGRVADVFEALSLDTTFQRVTDYDRNKPLNLTQRQSFDQNLDNNVLVNRNQNDSGGPQNVANAVEQVLNHHGFNVGYGNRPNFTSPFFEVVLQAELPRGCNVPKVTKFSGDTGESTVEHIVRYRLEIGDLANNEKLKMKYFPSSLTKNAFTWFTTLATS; from the exons ATGTCTTATGGCAGAATAACAAATGATCCCATTTCTGAAAATTCTGGGCAAAGAGAAAATCAAAATGGTCATGAACAGACTCAGTTTAGCACATTGGGAATGCCCATGCCAATGATTCAAAGTGGTTTAAtgaatttatttccttcaaattcaACAACTGATATTGATTTACAATCAATTAGGCAACAAATTGATGAGAGTAAGTACAATATGGTGAACATGTTGACACAACAAATGTCAACTATGTTGAATCCTCTCATTCAAGTGGCTCAACAACTGGGGCGAGTTGCTGATGTTTTTGAGGCGCTGTCATTGGACACAACATTTCAGAGAGTCACTGATTATGACAGAAATAAGCCTCTTAATTTGACTCAA CGACAAAGTTTTGATCAGAATTTAGACAACAATGTCTTAGTTAATCGAAATCAAAATGATTCTGGGGGGCCACAAAATGTGGCTAATGCCGTCGAACAAGTTCTAAATCATCATGGTTTCAATGTTGGATATGGCAATCGTCCAAATTTCACGTCTCCGTTTTTTGAAGTAGTTCTTCAAGCAGAACTTCCAAGGGGATGCAATGTTCCAAAAGTTACTAAATTTTCAGGAGACACAGGTGAATCAACTGTTGAACATATTGTAAGGTACCGGCTTGAAATTGGTGATCTTGCTAACAATGAAaagttgaaaatgaaatattttccaaGTTCCTTGACGAAGAATGCTTTCACTTGGTTTACTACTCTAGCTACTTCCTAA
- the LOC130749739 gene encoding benzyl alcohol O-benzoyltransferase-like → MASSSSKSDLVFAVRRCEPELVGPAEATPREVKLLSDIDDQDGLRFQIPVVQFYHYDPSMAGKDPVEAIRKALAKTLVFYYPFAGRLREGPGRKLMVDCTGEGVLFIEADADVTLNQLGDNLQTPFPCMDELLYEVPGSEEMLNTPLLLIQVTRLKCGGFIFAIRLNHTMCDAVGLVQFLSAIGEMARGMRQPSVLPVWCREILSARDPPRVTCTHPEYDEQVPYTKETTIPLDDMVHESFFFGPTELATIRSFLPSHQLRCTNFEVLTAFVWRCRTIALQPNSDEEVRILCIVNARAKLDSPLPTGYYGNAFAFSPAITTAGRLCENPLGYAVELVKKAKANITREYMHSLADLMAIKGRPHFSMERSFLVSDLKLAGFRRVDFGWGNAIYGGLSKGGIGPIPSLASFNVPFKNDKGEEGLLTPICLPAKAMERFIKELDNVLKNHNQPTRGGLNPTFIVSSL, encoded by the coding sequence ATGGCCTCATCATCATCTAAATCTGATCTGGTGTTTGCAGTGCGAAGGTGTGAACCAGAGCTGGTTGGTCCAGCGGAAGCGACCCCTCGTGAAGTGAAACTTCTTTCAGATATTGATGACCAAGATGGCCTACGGTTCCAAATTCCAGTGGTACAGTTCTATCACTATGATCCATCAATGGCAGGAAAGGACCCTGTTGAGGCCATCAGAAAAGCATTGGCCAAAACACTTGTGTTTTACTATCCTTTTGCAGGTAGGCTCAGGGAAGGGCCTGGTAGGAAACTGATGGTGGATTGCACGGGTGAGGGTGTTTTGTTCATTGAGGCTGATGCTGATGTCACTCTTAACCAATTAGGTGATAATCTTCAAACTCCCTTCCCATGCATGGACGAGCTCCTTTATGAAGTTCCTGGTTCGGAGGAAATGCTTAACACACCCTTGTTGCTCATACAAGTTACGCGGCTCAAGTGTGGTGGTTTCATTTTCGCTATCCGATTAAACCACACCATGTGTGATGCGGTTGGTTTGGTTCAATTTTTGAGTGCCATTGGAGAAATGGCTCGTGGGATGCGCCAACCTTCAGTCCTACCTGTGTGGTGTAGAGAGATTCTAAGTGCAAGGGATCCACCAAGAGTGACATGCACTCATCCTGAATACGATGAACAAGTACCTTACACCAAGGAAACCACCATCCCCCTAGATGACATGGTCCACGAGTCTTTCTTCTTTGGTCCCACTGAGCTAGCTACAATTCGTAGTTTCCTTCCTTCCCATCAACTTCGCTGCACAAATTTTGAAGTTCTCACTGCATTTGTTTGGCGTTGCCGCACGATAGCATTGCAACCGAACAGTGATGAAGAGGTTCGCATACTCTGCATTGTTAATGCACGTGCCAAGCTTGACTCTCCGTTACCAACTGGTTATTATGGCAACGCCTTTGCATTTTCTCCCGCGATTACAACAGCTGGGAGGCTATGTGAAAATCCATTGGGATATGCAGTagagttagtgaagaaggcaAAAGCTAATATCACAAGGGAGTATATGCATTCATTAGCAGATTTAATGGCCATTAAGGGACGACCACACTTCTCTATGGAAAGATCATTTCTTGTTTCAGATTTGAAACTTGCAGGGTTCAGGCGGGTAGACTTTGGGTGGGGTAATGCTATTTATGGAGGTCTATCCAAGGGAGGAATTGGGCCCATACCTAGTTTAGCAAGCTTTAATGTTCCCTTCAAAAATGATAAAGGTGAGGAAGGTTTACTGACACCAATTTGTTTACCAGCTAAAGCCATGGAGAGGTTCATAAAAGAGCTGGATAATGTTCTGAAGAACCATAACCAACCTACTAGGGGTGGTCTAAACCCTACCTTTATCGTTTCTTCATTATAG